CCACGCTACCCACCTGGGCAAACATCGACATGAACCCCTCAACCTGCTTGATATCGGGGGCATTCAGGATCAGGTACAGGGTGTGGCCACCGTCCACCACGGCCTCTCCGTGGATCGTGACATCATACTTGGCCGCATTTTCTGCGGATAACTGCGCGAGCAGCATAGGTGCCGTCCGCGGGTCCTGTGCCGGACAGACATCCGCACTGTGCTCATGCTTGACTACAAATAATGCCATGGCGCTGATATTCCCTTCCCGCCTTGGTCTGATTCATGCGGCGGTTTCACTTGAGTTCGAGCCGCAAATATTGATCGACGCGAGTAGTATACAGTACCGCCAAATGTCCATTTCGATTGCTGTCGTCATCCTGCCGGCGTTGATTCGCCCGTCCGGATTACTGGGTTGGCGTCACCGTGGTTCGCTCAAGGACGGCGATCATTT
This is a stretch of genomic DNA from Candidatus Neomarinimicrobiota bacterium. It encodes these proteins:
- a CDS encoding sulfite oxidase, with the translated sequence MALFVVKHEHSADVCPAQDPRTAPMLLAQLSAENAAKYDVTIHGEAVVDGGHTLYLILNAPDIKQVEGFMSMFAQVGSVEVLPSNSCEFVVARLGC